From the Acidobacteriota bacterium genome, the window GACGCGCGACCACCTCGACTTTCACGAAAACATGGACGCGTATTTCGAGGCGAAGCGGCGGCTCTTCGAGATGCTGCCACCGGGCAGCGTCGCCTCGATCAACGCAGACGATGCGCGCGCGGCGGCGCTCGTCGAGGTTTCGCCACGCCCGGTCACGTATGCCGTCGACCGCCCCGCGGACGTCACGCCCGGCCCGATTGACATGTCCATCGAGGGCCTGGCATTCGAGATCCGCACGCCGCGCGGGTTGCTGCGGGTCCGCTCCAGGCTCGTCGGCCGCCCGAACGTCTACAACATCCTGTCCGCCGTGGCCGTCAGCGTGGCGCTCGACCTGCCGTTCGACGCGCTCGAACGCGGCGTCGAGGCCCTGGAGCACGTGCCCGGCAGGTTCCAGGTTGTCTCGGGCGAAGGCGACGACGTCCGCGTCGTGATCGACTACGCCCACACGGACGATGCGCTGCGCAACCTGCTCGAGACCGCGCGGCCGCTCGCTGCGGCCCGGGTGATCACCGTCTTCGGGTGCGGGGGCGATCGCGATCGAACGAAACGGCCGCTCATGGGCGCCGTCGCCGCTCGACTGAGCGATGTCGTCATCCTCACCTCCGACAACCCACGGAGCGAAGACCCGGACCGCATCATCGACGAGATCCAGCGGGGCATCCCGGCAGGGAGTCAGAAGAGCACCGCGAAGCGACCCCAGGTGCTCACGATTGTCGATCGCCGCGCGGCCATCGACCGGGCGGTGAAGGACGCGCGCGCCGGCGACCTCGTCCTGATCGCCGGCAAGGGGCACGAGCGCACCCAGACGGTCGGCACGCGCGTGCTGCCGTTCGACGACGTCGAAGTGGCGCGCGGCGCGCTGGCGCGCCGGCGCGCCGGGAGCCGGGTCTCCTCATGACGCGCCGCGAGCACATGCGACTGAACGCGCAGTGGATCGCGCAGGCCTGCGACGGGACGCTCGTCGCGGGCGATCCGCGCCAGGCGATCGACGGGTTCTCGATCGATACGCGGACGCTCGCGCCCGGCGATCTGTTCATCGCGCTGCGTGGCGAGCGATTCGACGGCAACGCGTTCATCCGCGAGGCGCTCGCGAAAGGGGCGTCCGGCGTCATCGCGGACCGCGGCTTCACGTGGCCGGCAGACACGGCGGGTGTCGCGATTGCGGTGCACGACACGCTTCGCGCCCTGCAGACCCTGGCTGCGGCGGTGCGCCGTTCGTCCGGAACCCGGGTCGTGGCCGTGACCGGCAGCGCGGGGAAGACGACCACGAAAGAGATCGCGGCGGAGTTCCTCGGCGCCCGGTACCAGGTGTTTCGCAACACGGGGAACCTGAACAACCATATCGGGCTGCCGCTGTCCCTTCTCGAGCTCAGGCACGCGCCGGACGTCGCCGTCGTGGAGCTTGGCATGAACCATCCGGGCGAGATCCGCACGCTCGTCGACATCGCGCGCCCGGACGTTCGCGTGTGGACCAACGTGGGCGACGCGCACCTGGGGTTCTTCGGCACGCCCGACGCGATCGCCGACGCGAAGGCGGAGGTTCTCGAGTTGGCCGCCCCCGGCGACATCGTGGTGGCCAACGCAGACGATGCGCGCGTCATGCAGCGGGTGCGGCGCTTCCCGGGGAGCACGATCACGTTCGGGATCGATCGTCCGGCAGACGTGAAAGCCGGGCAGGTGGAGGATCGTGGCGTGGACGGCTCGCGCGCGCGCGTCGTGATGCCGCACGGCGAGCGGACACTGAGCACACCGCTGCTCGGCCGCGGGAATCTGTACAACGTGCTGGCAGCCACGGCGGTCGCCCTGCACTTCGGCATCGGGCTGGACGAGGTGGCAAGTCGCACGGCCTCTCTTCGACCCGCGTACCACCGCGGCGAAGTGATCCGCCTGGCCAGCGGCGTGACGCTCATCGACGACTCGTACAACTCGAGCCCGTCCGCGCTCCAGCGCGCGCTGGATGTCGTCGCGCGGAGCACCGGGTACTCCCGCAGGGCGGCGGTGCTCGGCGAGATGCTGGAGCTTGGCGACCTGGCGGCCGGGCTCCACGAACGCTGCGGCGAATCGGCCGGACGAGCAGGCCTGGCGTGGCTGATTGCGGTCGGCGGCGAGCCGGCTGCCGCCCTGGCGCGCGCGGCCTCGCGGTCGGGCGTGCCGCAGGAAGGCGTGCTCCACGTGCCGAACAGCACCGAGGCCGCGGAAGCCGCGCTCGCGCGCGTCCGCCCGGGCGATCTCGTCCTCGTGAAGGGCTCCCGCGGAATCGGCACGGACCGCGTGGTGGCGCGCATGAAGGAGGCGGCGGCGTAATGCTCTACCACCTCCTGTACCCGCTGCACACGTCGATCTCGGCGCTGAACGTGACGCGGTACATCACGTTCCGCACGGCGGCGGCGAGCGTCACGGCGCTCGCCATCAGCCTCTTACTCGGCCCCTGGCTGATCCGGCGCCTCCGCGAGTTCCAGATTGGGCAGGTCGTCCGCCACGACGGCCCCGCGACGCACCGCACGAAGGCGGGCACACCCACCATGGGGGGGCTGTTGATCCTCGCGGCGGCGCTGATCCCCACGCTGCTCTGGGCCGATCTGACGAACCCGTACATCTGGATCGCCGTGCTCGCAACCGCGGCGTTCGGCGGCGTCGGGTTTCTCGACGACTACTTGAAGGTGACGCGGCGCTCCCATCACGGGTTGCGCCCGCGCGACAAGATGGGCGGGCAGGTCGTCGTCGCGCTGCTTGTTGGCCTGGCGGTGCTCTGGCTGTCCAACACGCAGCCGCCGCTCTACAACACGCGCCTGATCTTCCCGTTCTTCAAGCGCCTGATCCCCGACCTGGGAGTGTTCTACGTCGCGTTTGCGGTGCTGGTGCTCGTGAGCTGGTCGAATGCCGTGAACCTCACCGACGGTCTGGACGGGCTGGCGATCAGCATTTTCGCCGTCGCCGCCGCGGCGCTCACCGCGCTCGCCTACATCAGCGGGCATCGGATTTTCGCGGAGTACCTGCAGTTGCTGCGGCTGACGCCGCTCGCGGGCGAGCTGACGATCTTCTGCGGCTCGCTCGTCGGCGCGAGCCTCGGGTTCCTCTGGTACAACTCGTACCCCGCCGAAATCTTCATGGGAGACGTCGGGTCGCTGGCGCTTGGCGGCGCGCTCGGGACCGTCGCCATCCTGATCAAGCAGGAACTGCTCCTCATCATTGTCGGCGGGGTGTTCGTGGCCGAAGCCGCGTCGGTCGTGATTCAGGTCGCCTCGTTCAAGCTGACCGGGCAGCGCGTGTTCCGCATGGCCCCGCTCCACCATCACTTCGAGTTGATCGGGTGGAGCGAGCCCAAGGTCATCACCCGCTTTCTGATCCTCGCGATCCTCTGCGCGTTGTTCAGCCTGACAACGCTGAAGCTCAGGTGATGGCGTGGCGAACTTCAGCGTGGCGGGGCAGCGGGTGGTGGTCGTCGGCGCGGCGCGAAGCGGGTTGGCCGCGGCGCACCTGCTGGCGAAGCGAGGCGCACGCGTGACGCTCACCGACGTGAAACCGCAGGTCGAGGGGGCGGAGGCGCTGGTGGCGGCGGGAGTCGATCTCGAGCTGGGGGGCCACGGTGCGGACACGCTCGCTCGTGCCGACCTCGTGGTGCTCAGCCCCGGTGTCCCGTCGCGCCAGGCGGCGATTGACGTCGCGCGCGCCAGGAACATCCCGGTCATCGGTGAGGTGGAGCTCGCCTCACGCTGGCTGAAAGGACGAATCATCGCGGTCACCGGCACGAAGGGGAAGTCGACGACGACGACACTCATCGGACGCATGCTCGCGGAAGGGGGCATGCGCGCGCCCGTCGGCGGGAACATC encodes:
- a CDS encoding UDP-N-acetylmuramoyl-L-alanyl-D-glutamate--2,6-diaminopimelate ligase, yielding MTLGVLLQAAASTRVAAGTIDRALARREVSAIGYDSRRAQPASVFIAMRGERADGASFAPQAVARGAMAVIAETPNPDLPVAWIVVADARQAIAELAAAFFDRPSEAMQVVGITGTNGKTTTSYLLQSIFEAAGVKCGRIGTVGYSVAGEERAAPHTTPEAPDIQAMLREMVNAGSGACAMEVSSHALALRRVDAMRFAAAIFTNLTRDHLDFHENMDAYFEAKRRLFEMLPPGSVASINADDARAAALVEVSPRPVTYAVDRPADVTPGPIDMSIEGLAFEIRTPRGLLRVRSRLVGRPNVYNILSAVAVSVALDLPFDALERGVEALEHVPGRFQVVSGEGDDVRVVIDYAHTDDALRNLLETARPLAAARVITVFGCGGDRDRTKRPLMGAVAARLSDVVILTSDNPRSEDPDRIIDEIQRGIPAGSQKSTAKRPQVLTIVDRRAAIDRAVKDARAGDLVLIAGKGHERTQTVGTRVLPFDDVEVARGALARRRAGSRVSS
- a CDS encoding UDP-N-acetylmuramoyl-tripeptide--D-alanyl-D-alanine ligase; this encodes MTRREHMRLNAQWIAQACDGTLVAGDPRQAIDGFSIDTRTLAPGDLFIALRGERFDGNAFIREALAKGASGVIADRGFTWPADTAGVAIAVHDTLRALQTLAAAVRRSSGTRVVAVTGSAGKTTTKEIAAEFLGARYQVFRNTGNLNNHIGLPLSLLELRHAPDVAVVELGMNHPGEIRTLVDIARPDVRVWTNVGDAHLGFFGTPDAIADAKAEVLELAAPGDIVVANADDARVMQRVRRFPGSTITFGIDRPADVKAGQVEDRGVDGSRARVVMPHGERTLSTPLLGRGNLYNVLAATAVALHFGIGLDEVASRTASLRPAYHRGEVIRLASGVTLIDDSYNSSPSALQRALDVVARSTGYSRRAAVLGEMLELGDLAAGLHERCGESAGRAGLAWLIAVGGEPAAALARAASRSGVPQEGVLHVPNSTEAAEAALARVRPGDLVLVKGSRGIGTDRVVARMKEAAA
- a CDS encoding phospho-N-acetylmuramoyl-pentapeptide-transferase, coding for MLYHLLYPLHTSISALNVTRYITFRTAAASVTALAISLLLGPWLIRRLREFQIGQVVRHDGPATHRTKAGTPTMGGLLILAAALIPTLLWADLTNPYIWIAVLATAAFGGVGFLDDYLKVTRRSHHGLRPRDKMGGQVVVALLVGLAVLWLSNTQPPLYNTRLIFPFFKRLIPDLGVFYVAFAVLVLVSWSNAVNLTDGLDGLAISIFAVAAAALTALAYISGHRIFAEYLQLLRLTPLAGELTIFCGSLVGASLGFLWYNSYPAEIFMGDVGSLALGGALGTVAILIKQELLLIIVGGVFVAEAASVVIQVASFKLTGQRVFRMAPLHHHFELIGWSEPKVITRFLILAILCALFSLTTLKLR